A region of Pseudomonas marginalis DNA encodes the following proteins:
- a CDS encoding MFS transporter: MSSIADGLPLNKRLPAVIAISLGIGMATLDTAIVNTALPTLAEGIGTDSASVIWVVNAYQLAIIATVLPFASLSDVLGHRRVYLGGLLLFIVSSLFCGLAGSLVSLTAARVVQGLGAAAIMSVNTALLRHIYPSKMLGRGLGYNSLVVGLAFTLGPTAASAILSVATWHWLYLINVPLGLLALGLGLRSLPTLPMAGHAFDRLAAALCAGLFALLVLGLGTAVHGAQGALTLGLIAVALLCGALLLRRQAGHPAPMLALDLFKRPVFALSSLTAICAFSAQGLAFVSLPFLLQAVLGHSQVETGFLMTPWPAVVAVMALVAGRLADRVSLGLLCGIGLLMLSVGMAALATLGHGASAFDIGWRMALCGAGFGFFQSPNLKALMTSAPLARSGGASGIVAISRLLGQTLGASLVALCFHLSLGNGPLYALWLGCVFALVGAVASGLRLLPYGKKPL, translated from the coding sequence ATGTCTTCTATTGCCGATGGGCTGCCCCTCAATAAACGCCTGCCGGCCGTGATCGCGATCTCCCTGGGGATCGGCATGGCGACCCTGGACACGGCCATCGTCAACACGGCTTTGCCGACCCTGGCCGAAGGGATTGGCACCGATTCCGCCTCGGTGATCTGGGTGGTCAATGCCTACCAGTTGGCGATTATCGCCACGGTCCTGCCGTTTGCGTCCCTCAGCGATGTGCTCGGGCACCGCCGCGTGTATCTCGGCGGGTTGCTGCTGTTTATCGTCTCGTCGCTGTTTTGCGGGCTGGCCGGCTCGCTGGTCAGCCTGACCGCCGCCCGTGTGGTGCAGGGGCTGGGGGCGGCGGCGATCATGAGCGTCAATACGGCGTTGCTGCGACATATCTACCCGTCAAAAATGCTCGGGCGTGGCCTGGGCTATAACTCGCTGGTGGTGGGACTGGCCTTTACCCTGGGGCCCACGGCGGCGTCGGCGATTCTGTCGGTGGCGACCTGGCACTGGCTGTACCTGATCAATGTGCCGTTGGGGCTGTTGGCCCTGGGATTGGGCCTGCGTTCATTGCCGACCCTGCCGATGGCCGGGCATGCCTTCGACCGCCTCGCGGCTGCACTGTGTGCCGGATTGTTCGCCTTGCTGGTGCTGGGGCTGGGCACGGCGGTGCATGGTGCGCAGGGGGCGTTGACCCTGGGCTTGATTGCGGTGGCGCTGCTGTGTGGCGCGTTGCTGCTGCGCCGACAGGCCGGTCACCCGGCGCCGATGCTGGCGTTGGATCTGTTCAAGCGGCCAGTGTTTGCCTTGTCTTCCTTGACGGCGATCTGCGCCTTCAGCGCCCAGGGCCTGGCCTTTGTGTCGCTGCCCTTTCTGTTGCAGGCGGTGTTGGGGCATAGCCAGGTGGAAACCGGGTTCCTGATGACACCGTGGCCGGCGGTCGTGGCGGTGATGGCGTTGGTCGCCGGGCGCCTGGCTGACCGTGTGTCCCTGGGCCTGCTGTGCGGTATCGGGCTGTTGATGTTGAGTGTGGGCATGGCCGCGTTGGCGACCTTGGGCCACGGCGCGTCGGCCTTCGATATCGGCTGGCGCATGGCGTTGTGCGGTGCCGGTTTCGGCTTCTTCCAGTCGCCCAACCTCAAGGCCTTGATGACCAGTGCGCCGTTGGCGCGCAGCGGTGGGGCCAGCGGCATCGTGGCGATTTCGCGGTTGCTGGGGCAGACGCTGGGGGCGTCGTTGGTGGCGCTGTGTTTCCACCTGTCCCTGGGCAATGGCCCGCTGTATGCGCTGTGGCTGGGTTGCGTGTTTGCGCTGGTGGGCGCCGTGGCCAGTGGCCTGCGTTTGCTGCCCTACGGGAAAAAGCCGTTGTAA
- a CDS encoding Dyp-type peroxidase has protein sequence MSQYQPGILAAPVPLQARHLFFAVDTLAAVPAALDALVQLADSAAVVGFGEPLVNALGATIDGLRSFPAVSAPGAHNPSTQQALWVWLHGVDRGELLLRSRAFEKALAPAFRLVQSIEGFRYKTGFDLTDYEDGTENPHDDAAVEAALTDSGASFAAIQQWQHDLDGFAALPAQERDHIIGRRHGDNEELEDAPESAHTKRTAQESFTPEAFVVRRSMPWAENGQAGLMFLAFGHSFDAFEAQLRRMSGLEDGIVDGLYRISTPLTGGYYWCPPTLGGRLDLSALAG, from the coding sequence ATGAGTCAGTACCAGCCGGGCATTCTTGCCGCACCGGTGCCTTTGCAGGCACGCCATCTGTTTTTTGCCGTGGACACCCTGGCAGCCGTGCCCGCTGCGCTGGACGCGCTGGTGCAGTTGGCCGATTCGGCGGCAGTGGTCGGATTTGGCGAGCCGCTGGTCAACGCGCTGGGTGCAACGATTGATGGTTTGCGCAGCTTTCCTGCCGTGAGCGCACCGGGTGCGCACAACCCGTCCACCCAGCAGGCACTGTGGGTGTGGCTGCATGGCGTCGATCGCGGTGAGTTGCTGCTGCGCAGTCGCGCTTTCGAGAAGGCCCTGGCCCCGGCGTTTCGCCTGGTGCAGTCGATCGAAGGCTTCCGCTACAAGACCGGCTTCGACCTCACCGACTACGAAGACGGCACCGAAAACCCCCACGACGACGCTGCCGTTGAAGCCGCCCTGACCGACAGCGGTGCCAGCTTCGCCGCGATCCAGCAATGGCAGCACGACCTCGATGGCTTCGCCGCGTTGCCCGCCCAGGAGCGCGACCACATCATCGGCCGCCGCCATGGCGACAACGAAGAGCTGGAAGACGCTCCCGAATCCGCCCACACCAAACGTACCGCCCAGGAAAGCTTCACCCCGGAAGCCTTCGTGGTGCGCCGCTCCATGCCCTGGGCCGAAAATGGCCAGGCCGGGTTGATGTTCCTCGCATTCGGCCATTCCTTCGATGCGTTCGAAGCCCAACTGCGCCGCATGAGCGGGTTGGAGGACGGGATTGTCGATGGCCTGTATCGCATCAGCACGCCGTTGACCGGTGGTTACTACTGGTGTCCGCCGACCCTCGGTGGGCGCCTGGACCTGAGTGCACTGGCAGGCTGA
- a CDS encoding MFS transporter, giving the protein MSSLALRTADTHSRRAALTLALCLPSDVLLYLLLPMESQAFGITLAQAGVLLAANRLVRIFGYRHVLNFYARNGDRLTCMIAAGAATLCALGNSVLSGFAALLGLRLVWGLCFAALNLSTQVLATSEPEGAARRAGRSRALIAWGPMLALPFGGWLTLWAGPRPIFVILAGCCLVGLWMARGLPSAGHDLHSTPGRRFKWPDSVALWSFIEGVALDGLFIFGLSIQAQKLLGGNAVLIAGGLMALRYVSEMLLSPLGGHAAQRFGATSMLLLFSFLSALALTAFGSYWVIVGAAAVLVLRALQLPLVTTLVAERNPGSLRVSALASNAVWRDIGAGLGPLLAGLLLPVASAPLVFGVAGAAIAVSALFCWRTRVAAD; this is encoded by the coding sequence ATGTCCAGCCTGGCCCTCCGCACTGCCGATACCCATTCCCGCCGCGCTGCGTTGACCCTGGCCTTATGCCTGCCCAGTGACGTGTTGCTCTATCTGCTGCTGCCCATGGAGTCCCAGGCCTTCGGCATCACGCTCGCCCAGGCCGGGGTGTTGCTGGCGGCCAACCGCCTGGTGCGGATTTTCGGCTATCGGCATGTGTTGAATTTCTACGCGCGCAACGGTGATCGCCTGACCTGCATGATTGCCGCCGGGGCTGCAACGCTTTGCGCCTTGGGTAATTCGGTGCTGTCGGGCTTTGCCGCGTTGTTGGGGCTGCGGCTGGTGTGGGGCCTGTGTTTTGCCGCGTTGAACCTGTCGACTCAGGTATTGGCAACCTCCGAACCGGAGGGCGCCGCGCGCCGGGCCGGGCGTTCGCGGGCCTTGATCGCCTGGGGGCCGATGCTGGCGTTGCCGTTCGGTGGCTGGCTGACGCTGTGGGCCGGGCCGCGTCCGATCTTTGTGATCCTCGCCGGCTGTTGCCTGGTGGGGCTGTGGATGGCGCGCGGCCTGCCCAGCGCCGGGCATGATTTGCACAGCACCCCGGGGCGCCGTTTCAAGTGGCCCGACAGCGTGGCGCTGTGGTCGTTTATCGAAGGCGTGGCGCTGGACGGACTGTTTATTTTCGGCCTGTCGATCCAGGCGCAGAAGCTGCTCGGCGGTAATGCGGTGCTGATCGCCGGCGGCTTGATGGCCCTGCGTTATGTCTCGGAAATGCTCCTGAGCCCCCTGGGAGGTCACGCCGCCCAGCGCTTTGGCGCGACCTCGATGTTGTTGCTGTTTTCGTTCCTGAGTGCCTTGGCCTTGACGGCGTTCGGCAGCTATTGGGTGATTGTCGGCGCGGCGGCGGTGTTGGTGCTGCGCGCGTTGCAACTGCCCCTGGTGACCACCCTGGTCGCCGAGCGCAACCCCGGTTCGCTGCGGGTGTCGGCCCTGGCGTCGAATGCGGTATGGCGTGACATCGGTGCGGGCCTCGGGCCACTGCTGGCAGGCCTGCTGTTGCCGGTGGCCTCGGCACCCCTGGTGTTTGGCGTGGCGGGTGCGGCGATTGCGGTGAGTGCGTTGTTCTGCTGGCGCACCCGTGTGGCAGCAGACTGA